The region GTGGTAGCTAGCAATAAAAATCTTTTGAGTGTTGATACTGATAAACAAATTTTGGGCACAgttcctctcttctccattGCAATGGAGGAAAATAACGTTTTTTCCAAGCTTCTTGATGAGATGTGTAATCAGAGCCGAGGATTATTTTGGCTATCTTCCTTTAGTGCGCCACTCTGTTTAACTGTGTTGGTGGGATGTTTAACAAATGCAGGGTTTTCAACTCTGGGGCATGGGAAGGTTGTTTAGACTACTTTAAAGTCATCTGTTGGGGTGCCAAATATCTTTGAACATAAGAGCATGTGCTCCTTGACTTTCCTATTGCCCACTCTACTTGGGTGTCCCTTTTTGAGTCATATTGTACCTGTGGCAAAATGGGGAATGGAATGGTTCCACATGGTGGGCCTCAAATAAGGGATGCAAATCACACAGAACAGTCTCATACCTTAATCTTACCAAATAAAGTGAGCAATTTTCAGAACAATATTAGTATCTCTGGGTAGACCCTCAGCTTTAGCTAATCAGGTTTAATTGGTTCATAGACTACTTTATCCTTCAGAAAAGTCAGCGAATACCAGACTGAACATTATCCCTCTTCTGTCTGATTCTTGTTaggctgtgtgtgagctgtTCAGGAGCCAAATTCAAGCAACCAAATTACTGTCTACTTAAGCAACTGTCAAGCAACCAAATTGCTGCCTGTCTACATTATGGGTGTCATTTTTCCAGATTCAGTAATTTGTGAAGTTAAAGACAAAGGCATTAGTTAGATCTTCTTTCCCTTGTGTTTTACGATGCCGCTCAACCTCTTCTTAACAATGTTGTCCTGATATCTGCTACCATAGTAGTGGGCTTATCTGAAAACTGGCATGTATTTCCCATTAGCGGGTTTAGCAGGTATTTAGTATGACAACAAACATGTActttgactttgatttttttgtttgaatgttcaAAAACCAACTGCGTGTGCTTAACATATTTCTACCACTAAGGTATGCATAGCCAGAAAAGGGCGTATTTGGTGTCTTCTGTGATTACATAATTATTGAAAAGTTAAAGAGTGAAGAAGTGGCAAAATCTTTTTTAACAACCACCATAAACCCCTTTATCAGGACAGGGGTCTTTGAAGTTCACATATggcaaaggaaaaacacaaaagtgaaTGGAGCTTAGGGTCCCATAAAGCAGGACTTTGACAGATTATGTTGAAAATATTTGGCATACTCCCTGTAAATCTGATTAGCATGGTGCAATGCTGATCAGtgaagggtaaaaaaaaactccaagcCAGGGGACCTCAAGACTAGAAGATACCTCAGATCGAGGGGAAAGCCACAGGGCAGCCGGGAACACTACAGACATCAGACACTCCTGAGAGAGATTGAAACAAACATCAGGCAACATgagggacagagacactgttCAGAAGTCAACTTCTGATCAACCTCTGTttcactatttctctctcacagattttGTGATATGTTGGCCTATATTGTTTGAATATCAAACTCTGTCTAACTGCTTCATATGTCATTCGCAAAGCATAAGTGTTTATTTGCACATTTCAAATAGATAATGATACCTTAGTAGTTATTAATACTGACTGTGTAAATTGAGAGATAACTGTAAATTATCCAAAGAAGTCAACTCAAGAAAATCAAAGCTTTAAACCTCTCTATTTTTAAAGCATGTGACTTGTACAATATTTCTTACTGTAAAGACTTTGACTAATCtgttaaactgaaaatgataCAGATAAAATTGTTCATCCTCATACAGTAAGATAACATGTTCATCTCAAtgaagaaacacaaatacaattGGGTAAAAAGGAGTAAATCATACTATACTTGCATGTGGATCAACCTGAATTTTTTCAATGCACTGACCTGAATAATCAGATTGCAGTGCTTGTTTGAAAGGGTTAAAGGGAGTGTTTCATCAAAAAGACAGGAAATTGCTGCAACTTAAACTTTcagaatatttacatttatttattatttttatttattttcagtgttctAATGATTATATATAGGTTTATCTCTCACTTCCAAACCCTCCTTATAATTTTAAGTATCTTTCTAACAGAATAACAAAATCACTAATTCTCTAATTTATGTAATAATTTGGTAATAATACCTAATTACTTTGAAATACTTTTAGTCCTGGAGTTCTAATTATATTAATTCCACAAATTACTCAACACTGGTTGTCACACAGGCCATGTCTCTCCTGCAGTTTGATTTGAATTCCAGCTCAGTCAAAAAGAAGCTATAAGATTAATGCAGGCCGATCAAAGTAGTcagatttaaatgttttcaaaacacacagtaaaccaaTTCTAAACTTAACCTCTGTCCCTGCAATCCGTAGGCCCACATAATCTGATTAGAGATACTTAACCAGGGCATTGTGAAATGTCCTATTAAATCTCTAAGTCATATGGTATTGAGTTTATCACccatttaaaaaggaaaattcaAAATCATGTGAATatttccctgtctcttttttcaaaGCAATGGAGTGGTGAAACAATTGCCACGGATTGGCCAGAAACATGCCCCCCATGCGGGGTCAGTCATTTTGAGAAATCTAGAGGGAACTGTTAAAAAGAGCTGTTGTCTGACATTTCTCATCTAcctaaaaacaaatcaacttcAGCTTTCAAGCGACTTCTACAGAGATATTGAGCAGGCCTACACATAGTCCTTAACCACTCACAGTTTTTGCTCTTCCCTAACAATGGATGCTAATTAACAAGATACTAATGAATCctgagatatttttttaaataactgaaaCACATGTTTAATTTAATGTCTCTATATGTCATATGACTTGTTCTTTGCCTTTTTAAATTCTCAGAGGGTAAAATTACCCCAAATCTTAAGCTTTTGAACGCTCAGGTCAAAGAAACCTCTGCCCCTGCTACAAAAGAGAATGCTTTTTGTACCAGAAGATCAGAATGACCATTGTTCATgcttgagttttttttcccacctagTTTCTgttataaaacaatttcaatatCTGGAATTTTCCAGCCTTCAAAGATCAAATCTAACTGGCTGAGTAAAGATTGACTGACTTGGAGGAGTtcagagagagatctgagaATATGAGAacactcttcttctttttcttttttataaaatttagaaaaaaaaacatttagataCACAAACTCCTATACACAAACTGCTGTAACTTAAAGTACCAACAAATGAATAACAgtaagagacaaacaaacaaacgaacgaatgaataaataaacatttataactTTTAATCAGTAACAAAGGAATTGATTGAATTTGTTCTGAATTGAATTTATCCTGAGTTTGTTTACAAATGTATACATTTCTTGCTGTAATATTTATATAGTTTCAAAATTCATTCGTCTCAACATTTTCTGTGGTGGACTTTTATCATTTAACTTTATTATTCGGCTTGCCTATGAACATTTGAATCAAACTTTATTTAAACCTTTATTTAAACAGTGAAGTGGTTTCAAAACACCAGCGGCAGAGGAAACCAAAACGTCAACGCATTTACTCTGTAAgttgtatggtgtgtttttCAAATCAGATTTCGTCGTCAGAATGACTTAGTTAATTGTACATTTTCCTTAGTGAACAGTCTGGTACCTGACTACCTCCAAGAATCGAAAGAGGACATTTCCAGTGTTTCGCCAGCATGGCTAACGTTAGCCGACATTAGCCGGTTATCCAGTGAAGcagtttgcttatttgtttatgtgtatgcgTAATCTCATTATTTGTATAATAAATCTTTGTCACCAGTGTTACAGCAAGCAGGTTAAGTGAGCTATTAGCACAGTCCAAACAGTATTCAGCTGGCTGAGCTGCTTGAAATCTGTAAGCTAACAATAATATTTATGATGAACAGCACGACAGCTTGTAAGCTAGCTCGCTAACTGGATTTGCTTTTTCTCTATTTATATCCGCAGTTTCAAAATATACACACTCTTTACCATTTATTGTCTTTGTGTATCGAGTGTCATGCACGGCCCAGAGCTTTGCAACAGACTGTCTTGTAGATATGATTTTATAGTGAGTCGATGTTTATTTCACTATTTGTCTTACTAACTATGAATAGTATGACCGTAATCATTCTTTCGAAATGTGCTATTTTGGTTGTCTCTGTTAGAGTACATGCGCGGATTTCCTATGGGGGCCCTAACATCAACATACATCTAAAACACCCGGGACTACTCTGACACGCCCAAAGCGTGTTTTTTTTCACGGTTTGTGCACGCGGCCTCCCTGGCCGGCCCAGGACTGATGGCATCAGAGGAAATGGATGGCATTTGCACGGTGCCAGAGATGGCTTCAATTAAAGTGGAGCCGTCGGTTGGGATTGGCGTGAGTTCCACAGAAGATACGGGGTCGCAGAACGTGGCCATGGGGATAAAGTTCATCTTACCAAATCGGTTTGACATGAACGTTTGTTCACGTTTTGTGAAGTCTCTAAATGAGGAGGACAGTAAAAACATTCAGGACCAGGTGAACTCAGATCTGGAAGTGGCATCTGTGTTATTCAAAGGTAGCTTAAAAGAACACGGACTGAATTGTTTACATAATATGTGAATTTATATAAACTGTGGGTTAAGtttgtcactctcactctctcagctgAATGTAATATCCAGACCTCACCATCGCCAGGGATTCAGGTTCGCCATGTGTACACACCATCCACCACCAAACACTTCTCTCCAATAAAGCAGTCAACAACCCTTACCAACAAGCACAGAGGCAACGAAGTCTCCTCCACACCTCTGCTTGTCCACTGTAAGTCTCAAGACATATGTCTCTTTTGTCCACCCCTCTCTCAGATTTACTCTTTCCATGAACTGGCCTTTCTCTTTGTAACAAACAGCTTTTGTGTTGCGACAAGGTCAACTCGATTGTAGTTATATTCAAactccagctttttttttttttttgggatataGATAGAAACCTTTCATGTACCTGCTGTTTGAGCATTGATTTGCCACAGAACATAGTTTATTTTTCGTTTGTGTGTAGTTAGTTtattttacttgttttgttcatttatcttttCAGCTCTGTCCATTCACCAGCTAGCTGCCCAGGGAGAGATGGTGTTCCTGGCCAGCAGGATAGAGCAAGGTGAGGCTGCAACACAGGGCCTTATGGACATAAATGGATCACCAAATCAGTGATTCATTTTACTGCTTACCCCCATTTTACTCTCATGAGACTGGCCAGGCCTTTTGGAGCAGTTAGTGTTTTATTGAACCTTGTTGCtatgtgcagtgtgcagtgacTTTTCATGAAGTTAGAATGGTTCTTTCAGTTGAGACAGTGAGGTGTAAGTGCTTCAGCTCTCCTTATCCAGTATTTATATGGTGTCATAAAGTCATAATGATGTCATTGTGGTGTTCACAATGCTTAAGGAAACTGTACATTTTCAGACTCTGTACACCAGTAGCATGAGGGGAAAGATTtatgtgaacattttaaaaaatgtgacgCTGAAGGTATGGTAGTGATGATTGACGGCGTATTTTCCTCCTATCAGAGTCGGTGATTAACCTGCAGGATGAGGAGGGCTTCACGCCACTGATGTGGGCTGCTGCTCATGGCCAAATTGCCGTGGTGGAGTTCCTTCTGCAGAATGTGAATAACAAagcacacaaccacatacacatacaatcaTAGTATTTACCTTATCAAATGTATTTGTGAACACCATCAAGATTCATGTGCAACATTTTGCATGATTGTCCAAACTTTGTGCATTCAGATGAATTTATATATCAGTGTATAATCATATACCTTTATGTTTGCATATCAAGGGTTAGTATATTTGTATGAACATACCCTGTGGCATGAAATGATACTATGTTTACACATTCCTGTAAAATTTTCACTGAAACTGATTCCCTGTGCATTATACCATATCAAAACACTTAACAAGCaagtaacatacacacacacatacatacacacagagactcacacacatgccctgTTTATTCCATGTGGTCCAGGGTGCAGATCCTCACATTCTGgctaaagggagagagagtgcccTGTCATTGGCCTGCAGTAAAGGCTACACAGACATCGTTCGAATGCTCATTGACTGCGGCGTGGATGTCAATGAGTATGACTGGGTAAGACCCCCCCAGAAAGCTGCTCACTGAACTTCAGCTAATGTATTTTCACGCCGTAGCATCGCTGGGATCTGACTTAACTGTGCGTTTTATCATTCTAATGCTACTCCTACTTTAGATGAACTTTAATGTATTTACTGTTAAAAAGGTCAAACATTTAGGTGACACTCGTTTGAGCACAGCTCCCTGAAactaatggtgtgtgtgtgtgtgtgtgtgtgtgtgtttcagaatggTGGAACTCCTCTGCTCTATGCTGTTCATGGGAATCATGTTCGTTGTGTGGAAATCCTTTTAGGTGAGTTGACAGCTTAAtctaaaaatgtacatttgtatgtTCCCACTCAGTCCAAACTTAAGGGAGAGTTAACTGTTTTGTGGAGGAGTCTCTTTGGAGTGAGGTCCAGTCTTATGTCTGATTAGAGGTtgattgtctgtctgtagttcatTTGTATCTTTCTTCTGTGAACAGAGTCTGGTGCTGACCCCACCATTGAGTCTGACTCTGGGTTTAATGCCATGGATATGGCTGTTGCAATGGGACATAGAAACGGTAACTATAatgactacagacacacacacacacacacacacaaacattttgaaaagataATCTCACTTGTCAGCTATGGCTGGGAGTTCAGAGCGACACAGATTTCTGTTGGGCCTGTTGGTGGGCCACCCTCCCATACTCCGCCTCACTCTGTAGGCTTCACCGATGGTCTGGTGTCTGTACACTTACAGCTAGAGTTAGTACTCTCCACCTAGCATGTTATGTCACTTGACAAATAATACACAACACGAAAGTGCACTTTGTGAAAAATGAGTGATTAGCTTCACTTGAGATACGAAGAATCTTATGGCTTCCTATCTTTACTGTAGTGActaccacacacagtacaattACAATGTGCTAAATAATTGAATTagagactggaaaaaaaatcttttctcaACTGTTCAGTGTTTTCCACTATTGCGTTCTGTTATCTTACACAGAAAATTATTTTTACTCTAAGATTTATTTGAAGGCAAATTTCTCGTCAATAAACACTGAATTCataaatgaacaatgaacaagTTTCAGTAAAATCAAGAATACAATTTAAAGAAATCATTTGTGCCTTGCTGCAAAAATTCTCTTAATTACgcaaaaccaaataaaatttTTGCATCGAGATGCGGAAATGACCAAGAGGTAGACAGTCCggactgaaaaaaaactgaagagtTTAACCACAGTTTCCTCAGCTTATCCTTTAGAAATTTGATACTGGTGTTTATTTACTCCATAGAGCATcaaccccctcctctctctctctctctctctctctctctctctctctctctctctctctctgggctgtgctgtgctttATAATCAGAGCACTGTTTTGTATTGTGTGGCACAGGAGTAGGTTTTTTGCAGGACTAGATTGACTGGGTTCTATTTGGGGAGGTGATGGGgaggtcacacaaacacaggatgCATGTGTGAGTCGTGTTTGGGCAGAGGACAGACACGCAGTAGTAGCTTCAGTGCGCGGGAGGTTCAGACATGATGTCATGTATTTGGATATGTGAGCCACGGGCAGGATGCGGATGCCAAAGGCAATCTCTGAACAGCTTTGAGAGAAAGCAACACTCTGCGATCAGGAGGCATGACCACagactctgtgtgcgtgtatgtgtgtgtagtctaAACCCAAGCCCTTTACTGTGAGATACACATGCAGCTGTGATATCTGTGAATATGCACATGCAAAGATCTGGTGGTGGTTTCATAAAGAATGACACATGATGGTTGACTGGCTcgtgttttcttttattatgaAACGGCCcttaaaaaacagaagtactaaATATACACAATGTAATAACCAGGATCTCATTACACTAAAGTAATTGTCTATTTACCAGACAATTCCTTATGTTTCCTAATGTTGGTCTTGTCTCACAGTTCAACAAGTCATGGAGGGACATCTACTAAAGTTACTACAAGGAATCAAGGAGTGATTGAAGAAAAGgtgtgagagacacaaagatgaaggaataagaagaaaaagaagctaGGGATGGATATTCGGCGGAAAGCTGAGGGGAAAGTGGAAAGCCGTCCTTTTGGAAAGCTGACATTTTGTGAAGAGGAATGAGTGGCCGTGCTGATGTTTCATTGTGCATGTTTATGAGTCCTTCATCTGGaaaactcactcactttcaTCTTCATCCGTTTGTCCACTCATCCATCATTTAACGGGACTTTTCAAAAAATAATCATCGTGTGGGTTTTAAGATTTAATATATTGACCTTTTAAATCATAACAGTGTCTTTTTTACTGAACTACTATgagtgttgatgtttttttagCGAGTGTCGTGTGAGAGGCTGGTTTGTACCTTATTTATATTGTACCATATGTCTTTAATTTATATGTaaattttttttggttgtttttaacTGTGTCATGGCGCTGGAACTGAACCATGTAATTGTTTACTTTAAGGGTGCTTGATAGGACAGCAAGTCTTCAAATTAAGGTTTCATCCCATAAATGCATTTCTGCAAGTCCACATGTTGTCCTAGGAGCATTGACAGCAAATATGCCATTGTTATAACTTTGTGCTACTACATATGAAGCATTAGACTATTCTACTAACTTAAAcaaatttgtttgtatttgaaaCTTGTGATATCACCTGTAGAGTCAGTTTTAGCACACTGCCAGTGAAGCAGAATCCctatcaaaacacaaatacagacctTACCTCCAATATGTTAATGGGCTCTCTGTCAAGCGCCGGAATGAACTGCTATTGATGCTCATGACAGCTTTGTGTGAGAACATTACAATGTATTTGTGTCAGGTTTTGTTACTTTAGACTGAAATGCTAACAATCCCTGGATAACAGTCTAAATAGTTACCTGTGTAACTGGTTCATCCTCTGTATGTGATATGGCATTTTACAATGACACTAAATCCAGAGATTATTTCTGAAGGATAATCCTGTTGTATTGTCTGATTATCCTCATTCAGAACATGTTATCAACTGTTAGTATTTGTGTGCCATCGTAGTTGGATTAGATCGATGTTAAAGTGTGGAGAACTATTTTAACAGAACTATTTTAAGAGATTTTAATGAATGTTAGTTTAACTGTTTGGTGCtgcaaaactgtaaataaatggtcataattCTTCATTTAGTCTAACCAGCGGAGCAGAAAACTGAATCAGCGTAAAGGGATTATGAAAGGATAAGGCTGATTAATGAGGAGAGTTCAGAGCCTCAAAGGCCCCAACAGGATCAATgcaaaaagaacatgaaaaatacaagagagaaaaaagttgaAACCTGGCTGGCTAACAACAGAGCCCATCAGATTAAAAGTCATCCCAAGACACATTCTGTCAGACCAATATTTACTAATAAATTAGATTCAGCTGTCATAATGAGAGAAGTTTGTGTGGACCTGACAAAACGGAGGGggcctctgtctcacactggtACAATTAAATTTGTATATTCACACAGACTCGAGACAAAAAGATGCAGAGACGCTTGTTTATAATAAGCTCATTGATagcaaatattttatttccagatgttgttggtggtggtttCAGCCGGGCTGCAAAGGAGTGAGCTTCAGTAACATGATACAGCCAAGACGTCCCTggatccactcacacacacacacacacacatccataccacggtgtgtgtgtaaagctccatgtgggcacacacacacacgtgctcattctcactctcagcTTGAACACAAGGGGACACAGCAGTGCACGAGTATGTATCGCAGAAATGGGTGGggaaatatttaattaaaaaaaaaaaaacccagagtcCCGTGTGACCCAGCTGAGACCGGACGTGCCCAACGTCTGCCCATCCATGTTAATCTGCCTCATCTTTGGAAGCCTCGTCAAAATTTTCAACAAGATCTaaaggaaaagaggggaaaaaaagagagaaggttacaaccagcacaaacacatacccgATACAGGCTAAGAAAGAGTACAAAGTTTTAAAACTGCACGGTCTTGAGAGCAGCATCTGATGTCAATGTAGCCTAACATGCAGTAAAACACCGTAGTCTGTTTTAACACACTCTCCATACAGCACACTCTGATGTGTAGAGAGCCAATCTCTGCACGTTTTCACACCAGGCTGCATGACTAGGAGTGCTACTTAGCATTGCCTCTAAACTCCTTACAACTCTGAAGAAAGGAGGGAAGAGTTTGTTTGTTATCTAGTCATCAAATGCCCAGTCCAAGCGTACATGAGGTCTAATCCAAAAGGCAACCTGCTCTCTGTACACTATCCATACCCATGAGAAATCTGGGATAACTTATGGGAATATCTGGACCTCTGGAATTCAGAGAAACTGCTTTACGGTGATCTAATCACAGATATAATGGGAATTAATTCGTGTTTTGTCGAGACCTGTGAACGTTTATCCGAAACACAATACACGGCCATTTCGACTGATCTTCGGCTCACCCTCCGCCTCAATCATCTCAAAGACCGTACTATCTGAGCGCGAGAGAAATGgagctggacagacagagagtgagtgagaggctgaataagacagaagaggagaataAACATGCGAGTGACTGAAGAGCTGACAGCTGTCCATGAGCTGGAGGATCAAATGCAGGTTTTGCTCTGCTGAGCTGAAATCTGATAAACGGAGCCATCCAGGGTTCCACTGCCACAGGGCGTCTGGATAGAAATCACTTACAGACGCTTGAATATGATTAttttcagaagagaaaaaaaaaaaaaaaaaaaaagtgggaggAGGGTGAATTTGGGGTAATAGCTCGACAAAACGAGCCGTTAACCCCCATGTCATCGCGTCATGCtcgctgcttttgtgtgtgacaggaaAGTAATGGTTTGTAGCATGTGGGAGATTTGGGTTACGGGAAAAAGGCCAGGGAAGGGctaagtgagagagggagattacTAATCATAATGGCAACCTTATGAGTGAGCTTCATCATTTTCAAGAAGAAAAGCAAACCCTCAGATCCTGCACTCTCACGATTCAAAACAAtacagagggaggggagagagagagagagagagagagaaagagcgagagaaagagcgagagaaagagcgagagaaagagcgagagaaagagcgagggaaagagagagggaaagagagagggaaagagagtgtgaaCGAGGACCACGGAGCGAACATTAGTTTGTCTCTCAGATGCAGTGTGACTTCCCAAACTCATTTAGACAGAGTCCATCACAGTGAGACCCATTTGGCCCAGTTACATACGCAAACAGACAGCGATAACATCCTCCCCCTTCCCGCCAATTACTTTACCATAACAGAAGACTAACCcaaacaaagaggagagaaaaaccaaGTCGTGAAGCGTGAGAGAGGACGTGAATGAGAGATAGACAAACGGAGGGGAAAAGggtacagagagcagagagagggtcTTCAAGCATTACCTGGaacttcatcatcatcttcctctccaCCGGCAACCGGCGCCTTTCCATCTCCGGCTAAAAcatacagaacagagaaactgtCAGTAAGCAAATGAGTTTATACATGATTTAGATAAACTAAATCACAAAAATTTAATTAGTAATAGacaagtttttttctgtcattttgaccCCCTCTGGTGGAGACCTTTGTTATGCAGAGTTTCACACTTCCTGTGTCAAAAGAATTAACGCTCTAGAACTAGTCACATTCAAAATATTCTTATCACGCAAGACCTCTGTTGATTCACAACCTTTAATAGAGCATTACTTAAGTGAGCATTTAGCTTACTGATAATGAAGTCATAAATCATTACTTTGAGATGCAGGTGTTTCAGTTCATATTAGCATTATAGCATGTGATTAAAATGAAGAGGGTTTCAGACAGGAGGCTTAAAGCACTCAACAAACTGAACTGCAAACTACTGTAACATCTACCAATCTAACTACTTATCAAGcatctttcttcatttctctgtcaagAAAAATGTTAACTTGTGTACAGATGCTTCACTCTTACCCTGTTTTCTTATAAAGGTTTGCAATAGTTATCGTGGATAAATATTATGCAGCtttgtgttgccatggtgtAAAAATCTTGTTACACTGATGGGAATTGCTAaagtgaaatgaacattttaccCTAACGATACATAGTTAGATATTGTTCTGTTCGCACTTGTTTCCTTAAAAAGTGCCACCTGCTGCTTATTAAACCTGCCTAATGAAATGTGGCTTCAAGGTGGAACTTTTGCCACAAAGAGGAATCTTCACCCGACTGTTAAATTCAGTCTACAGTCTTAGGCTGtgatcagtttctgtcatttaaaaaaagactcaaGCAGCTATGTGCCCAGAGCTTTATGTAACATTCCTGCAACAGTCAGGCCCTTCACCAGGAAGGCCTTATCAAAGAAGAacaagcaggagagagagagagagagagagaagcagcacCAATAGGATTAACTGGGACTTTTTCCTGGAGGAATGCTatgtgactaaaaaaaaaaaaacttcacatg is a window of Chanos chanos chromosome 10, fChaCha1.1, whole genome shotgun sequence DNA encoding:
- the ankra2 gene encoding ankyrin repeat family A protein 2; amino-acid sequence: MASEEMDGICTVPEMASIKVEPSVGIGVSSTEDTGSQNVAMGIKFILPNRFDMNVCSRFVKSLNEEDSKNIQDQVNSDLEVASVLFKAECNIQTSPSPGIQVRHVYTPSTTKHFSPIKQSTTLTNKHRGNEVSSTPLLVHSLSIHQLAAQGEMVFLASRIEQESVINLQDEEGFTPLMWAAAHGQIAVVEFLLQNGADPHILAKGRESALSLACSKGYTDIVRMLIDCGVDVNEYDWNGGTPLLYAVHGNHVRCVEILLESGADPTIESDSGFNAMDMAVAMGHRNVQQVMEGHLLKLLQGIKE